In Balearica regulorum gibbericeps isolate bBalReg1 chromosome 2, bBalReg1.pri, whole genome shotgun sequence, one DNA window encodes the following:
- the LOC104635852 gene encoding ovalbumin-related protein Y, which translates to MGSISAANADFCFDVFKELKVHHANENIFYSPLSIISALAMVYLGARGNTQSQMEKVLHFDNVTGVGDSTDSQCGTSEYIHNSFKDLLSDITMPNATYLVKMADRLYIEKTYPILQEYLKCAKKFYKAGLEEVNFKTATEEARQLINSWVEKETNGQIQDFLEPGSVDVDTVLVLVNAIYFKGIWKMAFKEEHTQEVPFNVTEQESRPVQMMCQNSTFKTAAVPAENMKILELPYASGELSMLVLLPDDISGLEQLENKISFEKLMEWTSPNVMQKKTVKVYLPRMKIEEKYNLTSVLMALGMTDLFSPSANLSGISSAESLKLSEAIHEVYMEVNEEGTEMAGSAGVMGDIKHSSEFEEFRADHPFLFLIKHNPTNIILFFGKYCSP; encoded by the exons ATGGGCTCCATCAGCGCAGCAAATGCAGACTTTTGTTTTGATGTATTCAAAGAGCTGAAAGTCCACCATGCCAATGAGAACATCTTCTATTCCCCCCTGAGCATCATTTCAGCACTGGCCATGGTCTATCTGGGAGCAAGAGGTAACACTCAATCTCAGATGGAGAAG GTTCTTCACTTTGATAATGTTACAGGAGTGGGTGACAGTACTGACTCCCAg TGTGGCACTTCTGAATACATCCACAATTCATTCAAGGATCTCCTCTCAGACATCACCATGCCAAATGCTACATATTTGGTCAAGATGGCTGACAGACTGTATATTGAAAAAACATATCCCATTCTTCAG GAATACTTAAAGTGTGCAAAGAAATTCTACAAAGCAGGGCTGGAAGAAGTTAACTTCAAAACAGCTACAGAGGAAGCAAGGCAGCTCATTAATTCCTGGGTGGAGAAAGAGACAAATG GACAGATCCAAGATTTCCTTGAACCAGGCTCTGTTGATGTGGATACTGTGCTGGTCCTTGTGAATGCCATTTACTTCAAAGGGATATGGAAGATGGCGTTTAAAGAAGAACACACTCAGGAAGTGCCTTTCAATGTGACAGAG CAAGAAAGCAGACCTGTGCAAATGATGTGTCAGAACAGTACCTTCAAAACGGCAGCGGTGCCTGCAGAGAACATGAAGATCCTGGAGCTGCCGTATGCCAGCGGAGAGCTGAGCATGTTGGTGCTGTTGCCTGACGACATCTCTGGCCTGGAGCAG CTCGAGAACaaaatcagctttgaaaaactCATGGAGTGGACCAGTCCTAATGTGATGCAAAAGAAGACAGTGAAAGTGTACCTCCCACGCATGAAGATTGAGGAAAAATATAACCTCACATCTGTCTTAATGGCCTTGGGTATGACCGACCTGTTCAGCCCTTCGGCCAATCTCTCTGGCATCTCTTCAGCAGAGAGCCTGAAGCTATCGGAGGCCATCCATGAGGTGTACATGGAAGTCAATGAAGAGGGCACCGAGATGGCTGGCTCAGCGGGTGTGATGGGAGACATCAAACATTCCTCTGAGTTTGAAGAGTTTAGGGCTGaccatcctttccttttcttgatcAAACACAATCCAACCAATATCATCCTCTTCTTTGGTAAATATTGTTCTCCCTAA
- the LOC104635853 gene encoding ovalbumin, whose product MGSIGAASTEFCFDVFKELKVQHVNENIFYSPLSIISALSMVYLGARENTRAQIDKVVHFDKITGSGEAIESQCGTSVSVHISLKDMFTQITKPSDNYSLSFASRLYAEETYPILPEYLQCVKELYKEGLATISFQTAADQAREFINSWVESQTNGMIKNILQPGSVDPQTQMVLVNAIYFKGVWEKAFKDEDTQAVPFRMTKQESKPVQMMYQIGSFKVAVMASEKMKILELPYASGQLSMLVMLPDDVSGLEQIENAITFEKLMEWTNPNMMEERKMKVYLPRMKMEEKYNLTSVLMALGMTDLFSSSANLSGISSAESLKMSEAVHEAFVEIYEAGSEVVGSTGAGIEVTSVSEEFRADHPFLFLIKHNPTNSILFFGRCFSP is encoded by the exons ATGGGCTCCATCGGTGCAGCAAgcacagaattttgttttgatgTATTCAAGGAGCTGAAAGTCCAGCATGTCAATGAGAACATCTTCTACTCCCCCCTGAGCATCATTTCAGCTCTGTCCATGGTCTACCTAGGTGCAAGAGAAAACACCAGGGCTCAGATAGATAAG GTTGTTCACTTCGATAAAATCACAGGATCTGGAGAGGCTATTGAATCTCAG TGCGGCACATCTGTAAGCGTCCACATTTCACTTAAAGACATGTTCACCCAAATCACCAAACCAAGCGACAATTATTCACTCAGCTTTGCCAGTAGACTTTATGCTGAAGAAACATACCCAATCCTGCCG GAATACTTACAGTGTGTGAAGGAACTGTATAAAGAAGGCTTGGCAACTATCAGCTTTCAGACAGCTGCAGATCAAGCCAGAGAGTTCATCAACTCCTGGGTTGAAAGTCAGACAAATG GAATGATCAAAAATATCCTTCAACCGGGCTCTGTGGATCCCCAGACTCAAATGGTCCTTGTTAATGCCATTTACTTCAAAGGAGTGTGGGAGAAAGCATTTAAGGATGAAGACACCCAGGCAGTGCCTTTCAGAATGACTAAG CAAGAAAGCAAACCTGTGCAGATGATGTATCAGATTGGTTCATTTAAAGTGGCAGTGATGGCttctgagaaaatgaagatCCTGGAGCTTCCATATGCCAGCGGGCAGCTGAGCATGTTGGTGATGTTGCCTGATGATGTCTCTGGCCTGGAGCAG ATTGAGAACGCAATCACCTTTGAAAAACTCATGGAGTGGACCAATCCTAATATgatggaagagaggaaaatgaaagtgtACCTCCCCCGCATGaagatggaggaaaaatatAACCTCACATCTGTCTTAATGGCCTTGGGTATGACTGACCTGTTCAGCTCATCAGCCAATCTGTCTGGCATCTCTTCAGCAGAGAGCTTGAAGATGTCTGAAGCTGTCCATGAGGCATTTGTGGAAATCTATGAAGCAGGCAGTGAGGTGGTAGGTTCAACAGGAGCTGGGATAGAGGTTACAAGTGTCTCTGAAGAGTTTAGGGCTGACCACCCTTTCCTGTTCTTGATCAAGCACAACCCAACCAACAGCATCCTCTTCTTTGGCAGATGCTTTTCCccttaa